One genomic region from Vanacampus margaritifer isolate UIUO_Vmar chromosome 2, RoL_Vmar_1.0, whole genome shotgun sequence encodes:
- the ccdc43 gene encoding coiled-coil domain-containing protein 43 produces MKPALAAWLCSKPESKTKDRRVPVEGPRKAKMAAPEADAGEFDIWLNERLDALEVDREVYGAYILGVLQEEESDEEKRDALQGILSAFLDEEDTLGDVCQQIIKHWTEYCNRSANKQDAGDVEVQAIASMMEKQAQIVVRQKEVSAESKKRKEALLAQYANVTDDEDEGTEESPNGNVIPGQDKSMFKNTNVEEVLNRQKQKREQAREDSQKKKETDKMQREKDKLAKQDRKEKEKKRTQKGERKR; encoded by the exons ATGAAACCAGCATTGGCAGCCTGGCTGTGCTCAAAGCCTGAAA GCAAGACGAAGGACAGACGCGTGCCGGTTGAAGGACCCCGAAAAGCCAAGATGGCCGCGCCCGAGGCAGACGCCGGGGAGTTCGATATTTGGCTAAATGAGCGACTTGACGCGTTGGAAGTGGACCGCGAGGTGTACGGCGCTTACATTTTGGGCGTGCTACAGGAAGAGGAAAGCGACGAAGAGAAACGAGACGCGCTTCAAGGGATTTTATCGGCATTTTTG GATGAAGAAGACACGTTGGGAGATGTATGCCAGCAAATTATCAAGCATTGGACGGAGTACTGCAACCGCTCGGCAAACAAGCAAGACGCTGGAGATG TTGAGGTCCAGGCCATCGCCAGTATGATGGAGAAGCAGGCGCAGATTGTGGTGAGGCAGAAAGAAGTGTCAGCGGAGTCCAAGAAACGCAAAGAGGCCCTCCTGGCGCAGTATGCCAATGTTACAGACGATGAGGA TGAAGGTACAGAGGAGTCGCCAAATGGAAACGTCATTCCCGGACAGGACAAGT CAATGTTCAAGAACACCAACGTGGAAGAGGTCctgaacaggcaaaagcaaAAGCGGGAGCAGGCTCGCGAAGACTcccagaagaagaaggaaacGGACAAGATGCAACGGGAGAAGGACAAACTGGCCAAACAAGACAGGAAGGAGAAGGAAAAGAAACGCACACAAAAGGGAGAACGCAAAAGATAA
- the moto gene encoding uncharacterized protein moto has protein sequence MASDDLLFSSYAQANFNCGGGGTTSVYKPGFCTQEERVVEFKLWSPNGHSDLLELSNCALNSIRSRKNTEKNENMEEVELQCLVSNILDEDDDIQSGFYNRKTPSIANSLWHPKTLREDLLQYFQPQDTVPNYVPNEALIQSQVVSKNEQFLQGFSGIPANLHSHISVLNGDRDSYGSHSKPLSPGLPISKMANQFPPQTLESNYDLSADFHQAYHQPINNIPQISDVFQLQNKMSRPFFDHHESVMSASPISNNEQGMLEHMDQLASGLKSLMDDASNQGRYGCFPTIERKTEYPEDSIPEQWKFPSQPMQMFCKKTLEGEFWGQNVKPAFEHQGVQEMSVLGNENAEYFPQIKSISMSSNSPNQYQNIIKRNQYFNPCSKQQGQYKMKSLMQKQKKKMPGCIEERLQTTACVAKTHRRPYVDHLSGMETFNRENIMGNVQLFIPLAHVDSKARSFTQLPVMSEKDTTPHGNGSPAVTPTAEMALNGAAALYSHFQGSEAHNGERTCEEGDSLAASLEMNPGRLVIQFYLHLDECSEQLGYLEGERKKTEVTLAQIFPGEWTPPPPPRCPPGLSLNATKLNCLILYQKRELANVQWLLYKMEHACNVPLHANIHLALNNHHQALSCVQARRGEELANASKHPRHGAPLTEDHDTLLLIIALKELTVTTKNLCRGLWCALQMTMPTPTRSAEGRPETDRELLTALWCSLRMAAPTPVRKPDDQTDTNREETRAQICPYSVML, from the exons ATGGCATCAGACGATCTTTTATTTTCCTCATACGCCCAG gcTAATTTCAATTGTGGTGGTGGAGGAACCACTTCCGTTTACAAGCCAGGTTTTTGTACTCAGGAAGAGAGAGTGGTGGAGTTCAAGCTCTGGTCTCCCAATGGTCACAGTGATCTTTTGGAACTCAGTAATTGTGCACTGAACAGCATTAGGAGCAG gaaaaacactgaaaaaaatgaaaatatggagGAAGTTGAGCTGCAGTGTTTAGTATCCAATATTttggatgaagatgatgatatcCAGAGCGGATTCTACAATAGAAA AACCCCATCTATTGCCAATAGTCTTTGGCATCCCAAGACTTTGAGAGAAGATCTTTTACAGTATTTTCAGCCACAGGATACAGTTCCTAACTATGTTCCCAATGAggctctcattcaatctcaagtGGTGTCCAAAAATGAGCAATTCCTTCAGGGGTTCAGTGGCATTCCTGCTAATCTGCACAGTCATATTAGTGTTCTTAACGGAGACAGAGATAGCTATGGCAGTCACTCAAAGCCATTGTCACCAGGTCTTCCCATCTCCAAAATGGCAAACCAATTTCCACCACAGACACTGGAGAGTAACTATGACCTGTCAGCTGATTTTCACCAGGCTTATCATCAGCCCATTAACAACATCCCTCAAATCAGCGATGTATTTCAGCTTCAAAACAAGATGAGCAGACCATTTTTTGATCATCACGAGAGCGTGATGAGTGCTAGTCCTATTAGTAATAATGAGCAGGGCATGCTGGAACACATGGACCAACTGGCTAGTGGTTTGAAATCTCTCATGGATGATGCGTCTAATCAAGGACGTTATGGATGTTTTCCAACCatagaaagaaagacagaataCCCTGAAGACAGCATACCTGAGCAATGGAAATTCCCCAGCCAGCCCATGcaaatgttttgcaaaaaaacgCTGGAGGGAGAATTTTGGGGCCAAAATGTCAAACCAGCATTTGAACATCAGGGTGTTCAAGAAATGTCAGTGCTGGGCAatgaaaatgctgaatatttCCCGCAGATAAAGTCCATCTCAATGTCTTCAAATTCCCCAAACCAATATCAGAACATTATAAAGAGGAACCAGTACTTCAATCCCTGCTCTAAGCAGCAGGGGCAATACAAGATGAAATCACTGATGCAGaagcaaaagaagaagatgCCAGGCTGCATTGAAGAGAGACTGCAAACCACTGCTTGTGTGGCGAAGACACACAGAAGACCATACGTTGACCACCTGAGCGGGATGGAGACATTTAACAGAGAAAACATCATGGGGAATGTGCAGCTATTCATACCGCTTGCTCATGTTGACAGTAAAGCCAGAAGCTTCACCCAGCTGCCTGTCATGTCTGAGAAAGACACAACGCCTCATGGAAACGGTTCTCCTGCCGTGACTCCAACTGCCGAGATGGCTTTAAATGGGGCTGCAGCGTTGTACAGTCATTTTCAGGGATCAGAGGCCCACAATGGAGAGAGAACTTGCGAGGAAGGGGACTCTCTGGCAGCTTCACTGGAAATGAATCCAGGGAGACTTGTGATCCAGTTTTATCTCCACCTGGATGAATGCTCTGAACAGTTGGGCTACCTGGAAGGGGAGAGGAAGAAG ACCGAGGTCACCCTGGCCCAAATATTTCCCGGTGAATGGACACCGCCGCCACCACCGCGATGCCCACCCGGACTTTCACTCAACGCCACCAAACTCAACTGTCTCATCCTTTATCAGAAGAGGGAGCTGGCCAAC GTGCAATGGCTTTTGTACAAAATGGAGCACGCATGCAACGTACCGCTGCATGCTAACATTCACTTGGCGCTGAACAATCATCACCAGGCCTTATCCTGCGTTCAGGCCAGACGCGGTGAAGAGCTCGCCAATGCGTCCAAGCATCCGCGGCATGGCGCTCCACTCACAGAGGACCACG ACACCTTGCTGCTGATCATTGCCCTGAAGGAGCTCACCGTGACCACCAAGAATCTCTGTAGAGGCCTTTGGTGCGCTCTCCAGATGACCATGCCCACTCCAACCAGGAGTGCGGAGGGCCGCCCTGAAACCGACAGGGAGCTCCTTACAGCCCTCTGGTGTTCCCTGCGGATGGCTGCCCCCACTCCAGTCAGGAAGCCCGACGACCAGACTGACACAAACAGGGAGGAAACGCGCGCACAGATCTGCCCTTATTCTGTTATGTTGTAA